A window of the Zeugodacus cucurbitae isolate PBARC_wt_2022May chromosome 4, idZeuCucr1.2, whole genome shotgun sequence genome harbors these coding sequences:
- the LOC105218997 gene encoding GDP-Man:Man(3)GlcNAc(2)-PP-Dol alpha-1,2-mannosyltransferase isoform X1 — MISIIFGILLSTSALFAISLFTLRNWVHSCKRKLKGSFEGTVNIGIFHPYCNAGGGGERVLWCAVRALQAKYDNIKIVIYTGDIDSSPNSILEKVQGTFNINVDKQNTSFVYLKRRMLVEAKYYPYFTLLGQSLGSIILGLEALCKFPPDIYIDTTGYAFTLPLFRYIGSCKVGCYVHYPTISIDMLRRVQQREYCHNNQAYVVRNPFITWLKVIYYRVFAKLYSWVGQCSDTIMVNSTWTENHIRDLWGVPFKTHRVYPPCEVKNIKKLKRNENTDKILILSIGQFRPEKDHPLQLQAMYELRTLLSRNEELWNKVHLIIVGSCRNDSDYERLKNMQDLSKHLSLENSVEFKVNVHFQELLQLYQKAGIGIHTMWNEHFGIGVVECMAAGMIMVAHRSGGPLLDIIETSEGSQNGYLAVSAIDYANCILSIVYNTKELNDTIRNAARSSVERFSEEEFEVNFLRAVTPLFNES, encoded by the exons ATGATTTCAATAAT attTGGAATACTATTGTCGACTTCGGCATTATTTGCCATATCTTTATTTACTCTCCGCAATTGGGTGCATAGCTGCAAGAGAAAACTTAAAGGATCTTTTGAAGGTACTGTGAACATAGGAATTTTTCATCCATACTGCAATGCTGGAGGAGGTGGAGAGAGAGTCCTATGGTGTGCAGTGCGAGCTTTGCAG gccaaatatgacaatataaaaattgtgatatacACAGGAGATATCGACAGTTCACCAAACAGCATTTTAGAAAAGGTTCAAGGAACTTTCAACATCAACGTCGACAAACAAAATACAAGTTTTGTGTACTTAAAACGTCGAATGTTAGTCGAAGCGAAGTATTATCCGTATTTTACGTTATTGGGCCAAAGTCTGGGATCAATTATTTTGGGATTAGAAGCACTTTGCAAATTTCCCCCAGATATTTATATAGACACAACAGGATATGCTTTTACTTTACCATTATTTCGTTATATTGGAAGTTGTAAAGTGGGCTGTTATGTGCACTACCCTACAATAAGCATTGATATGCTGCGGCGTGTTCAGCAACGAGAGTATTGCCACAATAATCAAGCTTATGTTGTTCGAAATCCATTTATAACATGGCTGAAGGTTATTTACTATCGGGTGTTTGCTAAG CTTTACAGCTGGGTTGGTCAATGCTCTGACACTATTATGGTTAATTCCACATGGACTGAAAATCATATTCGCGATTTATGGGGAGTACCATTTAAAACTCATCGCGTGTATCCACcatgtgaagtgaaaaatattaaaaagctgAAACGCAATGAAAATACAGataagattttaattttatctatTGGTCAATTCCGACCGGAAAAAGATCATCCATTACAATTGCAAGCAATGTATGAACTACGAACACTTTTATCAAGAAATGAAGAACTATGGAATAAGGTACATCTTATCATTGTCGGCTCTTGCCGAAATGACAGCGATTATGAACGCCTTAAGAATATGCAGGACTTGTCAAAGCATTTGTCATTGGAAAACTCAGTAGAATTCAAAGTTAACGTTCATTTTCAAGAACTGCTTCAGTTGTATCAAAAAGCAGGTATTGGAATTCATACAATGTGGAATGAACACTTTGGAATTGGCGTTGTTGAATGCATGGCTGCTGGTATGATAATGGTTGCCCACCGATCAGGAGGTCCTTTATTAGATATCATCGAGACGTCCGAAGGAAGTCAAAATGGATATTTAGCAGTTTCCGCAATTGATTACGCAAATTGTATTTTAAGCATTGTGTATAATACGAAGGAATTAAATGACACAATTCGAAATGCAGCGAG ATCCTCAGTGGAAAGATTTTCCGAAGAAGAATTCGAAGTCAACTTTCTTCGTGCAGTGACCCCATTATTTAACGAATCATGA
- the LOC105218997 gene encoding GDP-Man:Man(3)GlcNAc(2)-PP-Dol alpha-1,2-mannosyltransferase isoform X2, with protein MISIIFGILLSTSALFAISLFTLRNWVHSCKRKLKGSFEGTVNIGIFHPYCNAGGGGERVLWCAVRALQAKYDNIKIVIYTGDIDSSPNSILEKVQGTFNINVDKQNTSFVYLKRRMLVEAKYYPYFTLLGQSLGSIILGLEALCKFPPDIYIDTTGYAFTLPLFRYIGSCKVGCYVHYPTISIDMLRRVQQREYCHNNQAYVVRNPFITWLKVIYYRVFAKLYSWVGQCSDTIMVNSTWTENHIRDLWGVPFKTHRVYPPCEVKNIKKLKRNENTDKILILSIGQFRPEKDHPLQLQAMYELRTLLSRNEELWNKVHLIIVGSCRNDSDYERLKNMQDLSKHLSLENSVEFKVNVHFQELLQLYQKAGIGIHTMWNEHFGIGVVECMAAGMIMVAHRSGGPLLDIIETSEGSQNGYLAVSAIDYANCILSIVYNTKELNDTIRNAARD; from the exons ATGATTTCAATAAT attTGGAATACTATTGTCGACTTCGGCATTATTTGCCATATCTTTATTTACTCTCCGCAATTGGGTGCATAGCTGCAAGAGAAAACTTAAAGGATCTTTTGAAGGTACTGTGAACATAGGAATTTTTCATCCATACTGCAATGCTGGAGGAGGTGGAGAGAGAGTCCTATGGTGTGCAGTGCGAGCTTTGCAG gccaaatatgacaatataaaaattgtgatatacACAGGAGATATCGACAGTTCACCAAACAGCATTTTAGAAAAGGTTCAAGGAACTTTCAACATCAACGTCGACAAACAAAATACAAGTTTTGTGTACTTAAAACGTCGAATGTTAGTCGAAGCGAAGTATTATCCGTATTTTACGTTATTGGGCCAAAGTCTGGGATCAATTATTTTGGGATTAGAAGCACTTTGCAAATTTCCCCCAGATATTTATATAGACACAACAGGATATGCTTTTACTTTACCATTATTTCGTTATATTGGAAGTTGTAAAGTGGGCTGTTATGTGCACTACCCTACAATAAGCATTGATATGCTGCGGCGTGTTCAGCAACGAGAGTATTGCCACAATAATCAAGCTTATGTTGTTCGAAATCCATTTATAACATGGCTGAAGGTTATTTACTATCGGGTGTTTGCTAAG CTTTACAGCTGGGTTGGTCAATGCTCTGACACTATTATGGTTAATTCCACATGGACTGAAAATCATATTCGCGATTTATGGGGAGTACCATTTAAAACTCATCGCGTGTATCCACcatgtgaagtgaaaaatattaaaaagctgAAACGCAATGAAAATACAGataagattttaattttatctatTGGTCAATTCCGACCGGAAAAAGATCATCCATTACAATTGCAAGCAATGTATGAACTACGAACACTTTTATCAAGAAATGAAGAACTATGGAATAAGGTACATCTTATCATTGTCGGCTCTTGCCGAAATGACAGCGATTATGAACGCCTTAAGAATATGCAGGACTTGTCAAAGCATTTGTCATTGGAAAACTCAGTAGAATTCAAAGTTAACGTTCATTTTCAAGAACTGCTTCAGTTGTATCAAAAAGCAGGTATTGGAATTCATACAATGTGGAATGAACACTTTGGAATTGGCGTTGTTGAATGCATGGCTGCTGGTATGATAATGGTTGCCCACCGATCAGGAGGTCCTTTATTAGATATCATCGAGACGTCCGAAGGAAGTCAAAATGGATATTTAGCAGTTTCCGCAATTGATTACGCAAATTGTATTTTAAGCATTGTGTATAATACGAAGGAATTAAATGACACAATTCGAAATGCAGCGAG GGATTGA